A genome region from Flavobacteriales bacterium includes the following:
- a CDS encoding DUF4190 domain-containing protein, which yields MIKDPKSRLIALCCLLLLTSCAGTNNSFSSKEFGKRKYLKGRYVQLKSTEKERPAEIKNDLLSEEIQETRDEGAVLLEKPVSDKTHHAQQKTSSKSTHHKSTRVTRTEAEKIDQWASMAERYSSPKRQLHVSIAESQEETPRTHWGAIAGLVCGILGIIGLFLVPGVGLLTIPALIFGSVAKTSIKAYPERFKGLGMAQAAFVLGIIGVGLIVLAIILVIIYLSDISFNG from the coding sequence ATGATCAAAGACCCTAAAAGTCGCTTGATAGCGCTCTGCTGTCTGTTGCTCTTGACTTCCTGTGCAGGCACCAACAATAGCTTCAGTTCTAAAGAATTCGGAAAGCGTAAATACCTGAAGGGCAGGTATGTTCAGCTGAAATCGACTGAAAAAGAACGTCCTGCTGAGATCAAGAACGACCTGCTTTCTGAAGAAATTCAGGAGACCAGGGATGAGGGTGCAGTGCTTCTGGAGAAACCGGTTTCTGATAAAACACATCACGCACAGCAGAAGACCAGTTCAAAATCCACTCACCATAAGTCGACCCGCGTCACAAGGACTGAAGCCGAAAAGATAGACCAATGGGCCTCCATGGCAGAAAGGTATTCTTCTCCAAAGCGCCAATTGCACGTCTCCATAGCTGAGAGTCAGGAAGAAACCCCTCGCACCCACTGGGGAGCCATCGCAGGATTGGTCTGTGGGATACTGGGTATCATCGGCCTCTTTCTCGTGCCTGGGGTCGGTCTTCTTACCATACCGGCATTGATCTTCGGTTCTGTCGCAAAGACCAGCATCAAGGCCTATCCAGAAAGATTCAAGGGTTTGGGCATGGCACAGGCAGCTTTCGTACTCGGAATTATCGGTGTGGGGCTGATAGTGCTTGCTATTATTCTGGTCATCATCTACTTGAGCGATATCAGTTTCAACGGATAA
- a CDS encoding DUF4190 domain-containing protein, producing MRTKIYTPLLWIALLMLTFSCASDKYQYSSKEFGKRKYLKGKYVQLKEDDRKKPDKLDIEEFVSELEESMIPITDSEVSTETNDSETKIQVVGTSHDDSQAVQRKGRMSAVHKALKFKRTLVKQMLEKPEVSESFDAQDGYQTVHWGSITGLICGILAFFIAGIILGLCAVVFGGVALGAINREPGVYRGRGGAIAAIVLGLIALVLTLIFLSTL from the coding sequence ATGCGAACAAAGATCTATACCCCCCTATTGTGGATAGCGCTACTCATGCTCACCTTTTCATGTGCATCAGATAAGTATCAATACTCCTCTAAAGAATTCGGAAAGCGTAAGTATCTGAAAGGGAAATACGTACAGCTGAAGGAGGATGATCGTAAGAAGCCCGATAAATTGGATATCGAAGAATTCGTCAGTGAGCTAGAAGAGTCCATGATACCAATCACCGATAGCGAAGTATCAACTGAGACGAACGATTCAGAAACAAAGATTCAAGTAGTAGGAACTTCCCATGATGACTCTCAGGCAGTGCAGAGAAAAGGCCGTATGAGTGCAGTACACAAGGCATTGAAATTCAAACGTACGTTGGTCAAGCAGATGCTCGAGAAACCCGAAGTCTCCGAGTCATTCGATGCTCAAGATGGCTACCAGACGGTGCATTGGGGTTCCATCACAGGTCTCATCTGCGGGATTCTTGCCTTCTTCATAGCCGGCATTATTCTGGGTCTTTGCGCAGTAGTATTCGGAGGGGTCGCACTCGGTGCTATCAATAGAGAACCTGGGGTGTATCGGGGAAGAGGTGGCGCAATTGCAGCCATCGTTCTGGGATTGATCGCTCTGGTCCTGACCCTTATCTTCTTGTCGACCTTATAG